A stretch of the Campylobacter concisus genome encodes the following:
- a CDS encoding peptidoglycan DD-metalloendopeptidase family protein, translating into MPRIFIIFAILSINLYAIKPSIDELSWPNGSNFLNFLETNKIPLSLYYNLATEDQELTEEIIAGTKYQIYKDDNGNTKQVLIPVSDELQMHIFRDDNDKFKLEFLPISYQSEDKFLALKVDKSVSEDIFDYTGSGTLALGFKEIFKGSGIDFKKINKGDTIAIVYNQKIRMGRSFGTPEIYAAMIETKNKRYVMYKFEDKFYDKNGKKNDKFLLVRPLANARITSAFTLKRWHPILQRYRAHLGVDYGAPKGTPIKAAGDGTVKFVGQKSGYGRTVIISHAGGYETLYAHLNGFAKGIKGGLKVKQGTLIAYVGTSGMSTGPHLHFGLYRDNKPINPESAIKVVKSLEDKKESAKFKAVVSKNDELIKNALSNEKEYHKVEFFPNVIEF; encoded by the coding sequence ATGCCTCGTATTTTTATAATTTTTGCAATATTATCTATAAATTTATACGCTATAAAGCCAAGTATCGACGAACTTAGCTGGCCAAATGGAAGTAACTTCTTAAATTTCTTAGAGACAAACAAAATCCCACTTTCACTTTACTATAACTTAGCAACCGAAGATCAAGAACTAACAGAAGAGATCATCGCTGGCACAAAGTATCAAATTTATAAAGACGACAACGGCAACACCAAACAAGTACTAATCCCTGTTAGTGACGAGCTTCAAATGCATATTTTTAGAGATGACAATGATAAATTTAAGCTCGAATTTCTTCCCATCTCTTATCAAAGTGAGGATAAATTTTTAGCCTTAAAGGTCGATAAATCAGTCTCTGAGGACATTTTTGACTATACTGGCTCTGGCACGCTAGCTCTTGGCTTTAAAGAAATTTTTAAAGGAAGTGGCATTGATTTTAAAAAGATAAACAAAGGCGATACGATCGCTATCGTTTATAATCAAAAAATACGTATGGGCCGCTCTTTTGGTACTCCAGAAATTTATGCTGCGATGATAGAAACGAAAAATAAACGATATGTCATGTATAAATTTGAAGATAAATTTTATGATAAAAACGGCAAGAAAAATGATAAATTTTTATTAGTCCGCCCTCTTGCAAATGCTAGAATCACATCAGCTTTTACTCTAAAAAGATGGCACCCTATTTTACAAAGATATAGAGCGCACCTTGGCGTTGACTACGGTGCTCCAAAAGGTACACCAATCAAAGCTGCAGGCGATGGTACGGTTAAATTTGTCGGACAAAAAAGCGGATATGGCAGAACCGTCATCATCTCCCACGCTGGTGGCTATGAGACACTTTATGCTCACCTAAATGGCTTTGCTAAAGGCATAAAAGGTGGTTTAAAAGTCAAGCAAGGCACGCTTATAGCTTACGTTGGCACAAGCGGTATGAGCACAGGGCCACATCTTCATTTTGGTCTTTATAGAGATAATAAGCCTATCAATCCAGAAAGTGCAATAAAGGTCGTTAAAAGCCTAGAGGATAAGAAAGAATCAGCTAAATTTAAAGCAGTTGTTAGCAA
- a CDS encoding plasminogen-binding N-terminal domain-containing protein, whose product MKRIFVILSLVFGFAFGADFSLNEYRTPIISVDSDGTATIVDSPEILIGSSGVVLHKFDTDSSIIARVSVISKNSGFAKIRFEVFDLLEQKALPLPGIAPANGDMVVLNYLYNRSLIIVPNKEIYEEITSAFPNMIFIHPDIIGAYLSYEYKPNPSRDDFRKMCAQSAAGLIFVAMDGRSVFADCQSFKVLKEFKSGEVEYYQLPFYTRVSDIDTVFWKLNSEHINNYDAHYEKLFEEDN is encoded by the coding sequence TTGAAACGTATATTTGTGATTTTATCGCTAGTTTTTGGCTTTGCTTTTGGGGCTGATTTTTCTTTAAATGAGTATAGAACTCCTATAATTAGCGTCGATAGTGATGGCACAGCGACGATAGTTGATAGTCCAGAAATTTTAATCGGCTCAAGTGGCGTTGTGCTTCATAAATTCGATACTGATAGCTCTATCATCGCAAGAGTTAGCGTTATCTCAAAAAATTCTGGCTTTGCTAAGATTAGATTTGAGGTGTTTGATCTGCTTGAACAAAAGGCACTCCCACTTCCAGGCATTGCACCTGCAAATGGCGATATGGTCGTGCTAAACTATCTTTATAACCGCTCATTAATCATCGTGCCAAATAAAGAAATTTACGAAGAGATCACTTCTGCGTTTCCAAATATGATATTTATCCACCCAGATATTATAGGAGCGTATCTAAGCTACGAATACAAGCCAAATCCAAGCAGAGATGACTTTAGAAAAATGTGTGCTCAAAGTGCAGCTGGTCTAATTTTCGTAGCGATGGATGGCAGAAGCGTTTTTGCCGATTGCCAAAGCTTTAAAGTGCTAAAAGAATTTAAAAGTGGCGAGGTTGAGTACTATCAGCTACCATTTTATACAAGAGTTAGCGACATAGACACTGTGTTTTGGAAGCTAAATAGCGAGCACATTAACAACTACGACGCTCACTACGAAAAACTTTTTGAAGAAGATAACTGA
- a CDS encoding YihY family inner membrane protein — protein MSRLSLSKQSLKEFLNLLPTLKDKELFHYASSLSFHTILSIIPILLISFSIFTKLPSFEDYYAKIQDFIFSALLPSNQEIISNYLQNFLQNSGNLGIVGFVAMIFTSAMFFSDYEYVVLKVTRASKARGFWSALSSYWTLITLAPLGLAGSFYLSSLIQEMLNSNVITNSINFLSIFPYLIIWAIFCITYLISVNDEIKFKSAFFSSFAASLVWYIGKSAFVYYVLYNKTYLSVYGSFSAVLFFFVWIYISWIIFLYGLKLCAYLSNSSKFKR, from the coding sequence ATGAGCCGTTTGTCCTTAAGTAAACAAAGTTTAAAAGAGTTTTTAAATTTACTTCCAACGCTTAAGGACAAAGAGCTCTTTCACTACGCTTCAAGCCTTAGTTTTCATACGATTTTATCGATCATTCCGATACTTCTTATATCGTTTTCTATCTTTACAAAACTGCCTAGTTTTGAGGATTATTACGCCAAGATTCAGGACTTTATCTTTTCGGCTCTTTTGCCAAGCAACCAAGAGATCATTTCAAACTACTTGCAAAATTTCTTACAAAATAGCGGAAATTTGGGCATAGTTGGCTTTGTAGCGATGATATTTACATCGGCTATGTTTTTTAGTGACTACGAGTATGTAGTTTTGAAAGTGACACGTGCAAGTAAGGCTAGAGGATTTTGGTCAGCACTTAGCTCGTATTGGACGCTTATCACGCTCGCGCCACTTGGTCTTGCTGGTAGTTTTTATCTTTCAAGCCTCATTCAAGAGATGCTAAACTCAAACGTGATCACAAACTCGATAAATTTTTTGAGCATATTCCCATATCTCATCATTTGGGCGATATTTTGCATCACATATCTCATCTCAGTAAATGACGAGATAAAGTTTAAAAGCGCATTTTTTAGCTCATTTGCCGCTTCGCTTGTTTGGTATATTGGCAAGTCGGCCTTTGTCTATTATGTCCTTTATAATAAAACCTATCTAAGCGTTTATGGCTCGTTTTCAGCAGTGCTTTTCTTCTTTGTCTGGATCTACATCTCGTGGATCATCTTTTTATATGGACTAAAGCTTTGCGCTTATCTCTCAAACAGCTCAAAATTTAAAAGATAA
- a CDS encoding metallophosphoesterase — translation MSEQIYIIGDVHGCFNTLLELIKQFPDKEKSQICFVGDVIDRGLFSCDVVELIIQNNYKMVMGNHERRLLSNKYEFLNNQAPFDTSWFFNNGGVATYGSYLAQSLNFKQRHIEFLESSPVYLEFKNHKNQNGEHLVVSHSAVGKFWTLRDDDSSRDEFRRHVLSGRGDMMQVEGIFNVYGHTPVREAKLYTNSANIDTGCVFNEEGYDKLSALEFPSMKIYTQKNVENFNKQG, via the coding sequence TTGAGCGAGCAAATTTATATCATAGGCGATGTGCACGGCTGTTTTAACACGCTTTTAGAGCTTATCAAGCAGTTTCCAGACAAAGAAAAATCACAAATTTGCTTTGTCGGAGATGTGATAGATCGGGGGCTTTTTAGTTGCGATGTAGTCGAGCTTATCATACAAAATAACTATAAAATGGTAATGGGAAACCACGAAAGAAGGTTACTAAGCAATAAATATGAATTTTTAAACAACCAAGCACCATTTGACACGAGTTGGTTTTTCAACAATGGTGGCGTGGCGACATATGGATCATACCTAGCTCAAAGCCTAAATTTTAAACAAAGACACATAGAATTTTTAGAGAGTAGCCCAGTATATTTAGAGTTTAAAAACCACAAAAACCAAAATGGCGAGCATTTGGTCGTTTCACACTCGGCTGTTGGTAAATTTTGGACTTTAAGAGATGATGATAGCTCAAGAGATGAGTTTAGAAGGCATGTACTATCAGGCAGAGGCGATATGATGCAAGTTGAAGGCATATTTAATGTCTACGGACATACGCCAGTGCGTGAGGCTAAGCTCTATACGAATAGCGCCAATATCGATACGGGATGTGTTTTTAATGAAGAAGGATATGACAAGCTAAGTGCCTTAGAATTTCCATCGATGAAAATTTATACGCAAAAAAATGTTGAAAATTTTAATAAACAAGGATAA
- a CDS encoding aldehyde dehydrogenase family protein — protein MKLLEKYGLFINGEWRDAKDGATLDAKNPANGEHLAKIADATEEDVNDAVRAAREAFKKFKHTTVSERAKLLNKIADIIDENKEHLAKVESMDNGKPIRETLNVDIPFAAEHFRYFAGVIMGEEGSANVLDEKQLSIVLREPIGVVGQIVPWNFPFLMAAWKLAPVIAAGDASIFKPSSETSLSVLELFRLIDKILPKGLINIVTGRGSKSGEWIKNHPGLDKLAFTGSTEIGRDIAIAAARRIIPATLELGGKSANIFFSDANLDKALDGLQLGILFNQGQVCCAGSRIFVEESFYDKFIEAAVKKFSTIKVGDPLDPSTQMGSQINKKQAEQILNYVEIGKKEGAKVAVGGKAYTANGCDKGAFVEPTLLVDVTNDMRVAQEEIFGPVGVVIKFKDEAELIKMVNDSEYGLGGGIFTQDITKALRVARSMETGRVWINTYNQIPAGSPFGGYKNSGIGRETHKIILEHYTQMKNIMIDLTGKVSGFYAQ, from the coding sequence ATGAAACTACTAGAAAAATATGGGCTTTTCATAAATGGTGAGTGGCGCGACGCAAAAGACGGCGCTACACTTGATGCAAAAAATCCAGCAAACGGCGAGCACCTTGCAAAGATCGCTGATGCTACCGAAGAAGATGTAAATGACGCAGTTCGTGCTGCACGTGAGGCTTTTAAGAAATTTAAACATACCACAGTTAGCGAGCGTGCAAAGCTACTAAACAAGATCGCTGATATCATCGATGAAAACAAAGAGCACTTGGCAAAAGTCGAGAGCATGGATAATGGCAAGCCGATCCGCGAGACGCTAAATGTCGATATCCCTTTTGCGGCAGAGCATTTTAGGTACTTTGCTGGCGTTATCATGGGCGAAGAAGGCAGCGCAAACGTCCTTGACGAGAAACAACTCTCTATCGTTTTGCGTGAGCCAATAGGTGTTGTGGGTCAGATCGTACCTTGGAATTTTCCATTTTTGATGGCAGCTTGGAAGCTAGCTCCAGTGATCGCAGCAGGCGATGCGAGTATATTTAAGCCATCAAGCGAGACAAGCCTTAGCGTGCTTGAGCTATTTAGACTGATAGATAAAATTTTGCCAAAAGGCTTAATAAACATAGTAACCGGCAGAGGCAGCAAGAGTGGCGAGTGGATCAAAAACCACCCAGGCCTCGACAAGCTAGCATTTACTGGCTCAACCGAGATCGGCCGCGATATCGCTATAGCTGCGGCTCGCCGTATCATCCCAGCTACACTTGAGCTTGGCGGCAAGAGTGCAAATATCTTCTTTAGCGACGCAAATTTAGACAAAGCGCTTGATGGTCTTCAGCTTGGAATACTATTTAACCAAGGTCAAGTTTGCTGCGCAGGTTCAAGAATTTTCGTAGAAGAGAGCTTTTATGACAAATTTATAGAGGCTGCGGTTAAGAAATTTAGCACCATAAAAGTTGGCGATCCGTTAGATCCTAGCACTCAAATGGGCTCACAAATCAATAAAAAACAAGCTGAGCAAATTCTAAACTACGTCGAGATCGGCAAAAAAGAAGGCGCAAAAGTGGCAGTCGGTGGCAAAGCCTACACAGCAAATGGTTGCGACAAGGGCGCATTTGTCGAGCCAACACTGCTAGTTGATGTGACAAATGATATGAGAGTGGCTCAGGAAGAAATTTTTGGTCCAGTTGGCGTTGTCATCAAATTTAAAGATGAAGCCGAACTTATCAAAATGGTAAATGACAGCGAATACGGCCTAGGTGGCGGAATTTTCACGCAAGACATCACAAAAGCACTTCGCGTTGCAAGGTCTATGGAGACTGGCAGAGTCTGGATCAACACCTATAACCAAATCCCAGCAGGCAGCCCATTTGGCGGCTATAAAAACTCAGGCATCGGCCGCGAAACTCACAAGATCATACTTGAGCACTACACTCAAATGAAAAACATAATGATCGATCTAACCGGCAAGGTTAGCGGCTTTTACGCACAATGA
- a CDS encoding sensor histidine kinase, with amino-acid sequence MSEKTQILFKILSLYLVSSVLFLGYFFINDYKNKKEALILNEVKSLKEIKMGIYMKARMNGLDSISSLTKEKGVHACIVLNNGEKIYQDFDCQKIDKSKNVNLISGKVAIFEKIQYMDDNTTDELSHADIFLVGKNINGEILSLQISITLKALFFFFALLFVAFYLAKLSLRPLYEKIDTLNRFIKDSTHEINTPLSVISMSIETADLDNLNERNLKRFNNISLAVKSLGSIYDALVHLSFNLDRPGKKELIDLNLLTTQRLNYFSPFFAKRGLKIEASLKPSFINADLEDVSKILDNLLSNASKYAAPNSKVSIVLEPNFFSISNSGRGISKEDQMKIFDRYTRFNDDQGGFGIGLNLVKECCKKNGITVKCQSELDGETTFLLSWQS; translated from the coding sequence ATGTCTGAAAAGACGCAAATTTTATTTAAAATTTTATCCCTTTATCTTGTTAGCTCTGTGCTATTTTTGGGATATTTTTTTATAAACGACTACAAAAACAAAAAAGAAGCGCTCATTTTAAACGAGGTGAAGTCTTTAAAAGAGATAAAAATGGGCATTTACATGAAAGCTAGAATGAATGGACTTGACTCAATTTCAAGTCTAACAAAAGAAAAAGGCGTGCATGCTTGCATCGTGCTAAACAATGGTGAGAAAATTTATCAAGACTTTGACTGCCAAAAGATCGACAAAAGCAAAAATGTAAATTTGATCAGCGGCAAGGTCGCGATATTTGAAAAGATCCAGTACATGGACGACAACACCACAGACGAGCTCTCACACGCAGATATTTTTCTAGTTGGTAAAAATATCAACGGCGAAATTTTATCCTTGCAAATTTCGATCACATTAAAGGCACTCTTTTTCTTTTTTGCCCTGCTCTTTGTTGCCTTTTACCTCGCAAAACTAAGCCTAAGACCGCTTTATGAAAAGATAGATACGCTAAACCGCTTCATAAAAGACTCAACACACGAGATAAATACACCTCTAAGCGTTATCTCGATGAGTATAGAAACGGCTGATCTTGACAACCTAAATGAGCGAAATTTAAAGCGTTTTAATAATATCAGCCTTGCCGTAAAGAGCCTAGGTAGCATCTATGACGCGCTCGTTCATCTAAGCTTCAACCTTGATAGGCCAGGCAAAAAAGAGCTAATAGATCTAAATTTGCTAACCACACAAAGGTTAAACTATTTTTCGCCATTTTTTGCCAAACGCGGACTTAAGATAGAGGCTAGTTTAAAGCCAAGCTTCATAAACGCAGACCTTGAGGATGTGAGTAAAATTTTAGACAACCTCTTAAGCAACGCCTCCAAATATGCAGCGCCAAATTCAAAGGTTAGCATCGTTTTAGAGCCAAATTTCTTTAGCATAAGTAACTCTGGGCGCGGCATAAGCAAAGAGGATCAGATGAAAATTTTTGATCGCTACACGAGATTTAACGACGATCAAGGCGGCTTTGGCATAGGGCTAAATTTAGTAAAAGAGTGCTGCAAGAAAAATGGCATCACCGTAAAATGCCAAAGCGAGCTTGATGGCGAGACTACGTTTTTGCTCTCTTGGCAGAGTTAA